In the Geobacter sp. FeAm09 genome, one interval contains:
- a CDS encoding DUF6600 domain-containing protein yields MQRILWIILVLFIAIPPSLSLAGVISPARVRLQAGDAYFRTPSDADWLPVAANTPLDEGDSVWCPDGSRLEIQLNDASLIRIDGGSTMEMLAVEEGFTQIHLSSGRMYVHTVSSTKERSLQIDADDTTVLPASRSRLRIDMLPDREEDVSIFKGSAYVEGNGSRTRVRAGEQIALEEGHNELLALNPPDDWERWNTDRDRGIVRSSRSEANLPEEIRGYAGELDASGEWVRVPDYGMVWRPTVILADDWAPYRSGRWIWKGDDYVWISYESWGWVPYHYGRWIVVSGRGWCWVPPGRGDVYWGPGYVGWYRTGDRVGWTPLAPGETYYGHRSYGRNSVNVNITNVNVRNTTVVYRNSRARGGVTIVPQNDFLRGRTVHTPVGGRNAAPPRRPYRWAARASSRPGNRACRWSRPFPRASHRRR; encoded by the coding sequence ATGCAACGTATACTCTGGATAATTCTCGTGCTGTTCATCGCCATTCCGCCATCCCTGTCCCTGGCCGGGGTCATCAGCCCGGCCAGGGTGCGCCTGCAGGCCGGAGACGCCTATTTCCGCACCCCCAGCGATGCCGACTGGCTGCCGGTTGCCGCCAACACCCCCCTGGACGAGGGGGATTCGGTCTGGTGCCCCGACGGCTCACGACTTGAGATCCAGTTGAACGACGCGTCCCTGATCAGGATCGATGGCGGCTCCACCATGGAGATGCTCGCCGTGGAGGAAGGCTTCACCCAGATCCACCTCTCCTCCGGCCGCATGTACGTGCACACCGTCAGCAGCACCAAGGAACGCAGCCTGCAGATCGATGCCGACGACACCACGGTGCTCCCCGCCAGCCGCTCGCGCTTGCGCATCGACATGCTGCCCGACCGTGAAGAGGACGTATCCATTTTCAAGGGTTCGGCCTATGTGGAAGGCAACGGCAGCCGCACCAGGGTGCGGGCCGGCGAACAAATCGCTCTGGAAGAGGGGCATAACGAACTTCTGGCGCTGAATCCCCCCGACGATTGGGAGCGCTGGAACACGGACCGCGACCGGGGCATCGTACGCAGCTCGCGCTCGGAGGCCAATCTCCCCGAGGAGATCAGGGGATATGCCGGCGAACTGGACGCCAGCGGGGAGTGGGTGCGGGTTCCCGACTACGGCATGGTCTGGCGCCCGACGGTGATCCTGGCCGACGACTGGGCGCCGTACCGGAGCGGCCGCTGGATATGGAAAGGGGACGACTACGTCTGGATCTCCTATGAGAGCTGGGGATGGGTCCCCTATCACTACGGGCGCTGGATCGTGGTAAGCGGCCGCGGCTGGTGCTGGGTCCCGCCGGGGCGTGGCGATGTCTACTGGGGCCCGGGGTACGTGGGATGGTACCGCACCGGCGACCGCGTCGGCTGGACGCCGCTGGCGCCGGGTGAAACCTATTACGGGCATCGTTCCTACGGCCGCAACAGCGTCAACGTGAACATCACCAACGTCAACGTCAGGAACACCACCGTGGTGTACCGGAACAGCCGGGCCCGGGGCGGGGTGACCATCGTTCCCCAGAACGATTTCCTGCGGGGCAGAACCGTGCACACCCCGGTGGGCGGAAGAAACGCAGCTCCCCCCCGGCGGCCGTATCGGTGGGCAGCCCGCGCATCCAGCCGACCCGGGAATCGCGCATGCCGGTGGTCAAGACCCTTCCCCCGCGCGTCGCACCGCCGGAGGTGA
- a CDS encoding metal-dependent transcriptional regulator — protein MKLSEKAEEILEALWIAVEEEGGRFLDPEKMGFPADDPAYRELTDRALVELRQGMVYFRPEGREEGKMTIRRHRLAERLMMDVFNLRGDAGDDKACQFEHLLNEGVDVKICTMLNHPATCPHGKPIPPGDCCTDARAQGDLGVVALTEFKSGQEGEIAYIQTEDSKKMQKLMAMGVLPGNRIVLVQAFPSYIFRVGFSEFAIDSNLAKEIFVRK, from the coding sequence ATGAAACTGTCCGAAAAGGCGGAAGAGATCCTGGAAGCCCTGTGGATCGCGGTGGAAGAAGAGGGGGGGCGTTTTCTCGACCCGGAGAAGATGGGATTCCCGGCCGACGACCCGGCCTACCGGGAGCTGACCGACCGCGCGCTGGTGGAACTGCGCCAGGGGATGGTCTATTTCCGGCCCGAGGGGCGTGAAGAGGGGAAGATGACCATCCGCCGCCACCGCCTGGCGGAGCGGCTGATGATGGATGTGTTCAACCTGCGCGGCGATGCGGGCGACGACAAGGCGTGCCAGTTCGAACACCTGCTCAATGAAGGGGTGGACGTGAAGATCTGCACCATGCTCAACCATCCCGCCACCTGCCCCCATGGCAAGCCGATTCCGCCGGGCGACTGCTGCACGGATGCCCGGGCCCAGGGCGACCTTGGCGTGGTGGCCCTGACCGAATTCAAGTCGGGGCAGGAGGGTGAGATCGCCTACATCCAGACCGAAGACAGCAAGAAGATGCAGAAACTGATGGCCATGGGGGTCCTGCCGGGCAACCGGATCGTCCTGGTGCAGGCGTTTCCCTCCTATATCTTCCGGGTCGGATTTTCCGAGTTCGCCATCGACAGCAACCTGGCAAAAGAGATTTTTGTGCGGAAATAG
- the feoB gene encoding ferrous iron transport protein B, which produces MATCCGKQTEAPGKVPNARRVALVGNPNVGKSVLFNALTGSYVTVSNYPGTSVEVSRGHATINDQPWEVIDTPGMYSIHTITEEERVAREILLHETPDVVLHVLDARNLERMLAMTLQLIEADLPVILVVNIMDEAERMGLRIDLELLQQRLGIPVIGAATARKRGLGEIRSAIATYCRDAGSPPHFAYSRLLEHDINEVAGLMAGEYILSRRSLALLLFQQDEEITSLVRRREGEGFEVIAEKVRDIAFNRRGSFHLDLSLERKEIVRKLVQEVFITPEKRVVTLGERLSRISVQPLTGIPLLLIVLYFGLYKFVGDFGAGTLVDVLEKQLFVELFNPWITGIVKAAIPWEIIRELFVGEYGIITLGIRYAVGIILPIVATFFIFFSFLEDTGYFPRLALLVDRIFKRFGLTGRAVIPMVLGFGCDTMATMVTRTLETTRERVIATVLLALTIPCSAQLGVILALLSKFPGALAVWGICLLLLFVVVGLLAARVMPGEAPMFYMELPPMRLPQFSNVLTKTYTRMQWYFMEILPLFVLASVLLWLGKITGFFEKLIAAMTPVMASIGLPRETAVAFIFGFFRRDYGAAGLYELQTKGLMDARQLTVAAVTLTLFIPCVAQFLIMKKERGWKVAGSIGVFVSLLAFGSGYVLNRFLLATGILS; this is translated from the coding sequence ATGGCTACATGCTGCGGTAAACAGACGGAAGCACCGGGGAAGGTGCCCAATGCCCGGCGGGTCGCCCTGGTGGGCAATCCCAATGTGGGAAAGAGTGTGCTGTTCAATGCCCTGACCGGGTCGTACGTGACCGTTTCCAACTATCCGGGCACCTCGGTGGAGGTATCCCGCGGCCATGCGACGATCAACGACCAGCCGTGGGAGGTGATCGACACCCCGGGGATGTATTCGATCCATACCATCACGGAGGAGGAGCGGGTCGCCCGGGAGATCCTGCTGCACGAAACGCCGGACGTGGTGCTGCACGTGCTCGATGCCCGCAACCTGGAACGGATGCTGGCCATGACCCTCCAGTTGATCGAGGCGGACCTGCCGGTGATCCTGGTGGTCAACATCATGGACGAGGCCGAGCGAATGGGGCTCAGGATCGACCTGGAACTGCTGCAGCAGAGGCTCGGCATCCCGGTGATTGGTGCGGCCACGGCCCGCAAGCGGGGGCTCGGCGAAATCCGCTCCGCCATCGCAACCTATTGCCGGGATGCGGGCAGTCCCCCGCACTTTGCCTACAGCCGGCTCCTGGAGCACGACATCAACGAGGTGGCCGGGCTCATGGCGGGGGAGTACATCCTTTCCCGCCGCTCCCTGGCCCTGTTGCTGTTCCAGCAGGACGAGGAGATCACCTCGCTGGTGCGCCGCAGGGAGGGGGAGGGGTTCGAGGTGATCGCGGAAAAGGTGCGGGACATTGCCTTCAACCGCCGCGGGTCCTTCCACCTGGACCTCTCCCTGGAGCGCAAGGAGATCGTCAGGAAACTGGTCCAGGAGGTTTTCATCACCCCGGAGAAGCGGGTCGTCACCCTGGGGGAGCGGCTGTCGCGCATCTCGGTGCAGCCCCTGACCGGCATCCCCCTGCTCCTGATCGTGCTCTATTTCGGCCTGTACAAATTCGTGGGGGACTTCGGCGCCGGCACGCTGGTGGACGTGCTGGAGAAGCAGCTCTTTGTGGAGCTGTTCAACCCCTGGATAACCGGCATCGTCAAGGCGGCCATCCCCTGGGAGATCATCCGGGAGCTGTTCGTGGGGGAGTACGGCATCATCACCCTGGGGATTCGCTATGCGGTGGGGATCATCCTGCCGATCGTGGCGACCTTCTTCATCTTCTTCTCCTTCCTGGAGGACACCGGCTACTTTCCGCGCCTGGCCCTTTTGGTTGACCGGATCTTCAAGAGGTTCGGGCTCACCGGCAGGGCGGTGATCCCCATGGTGCTGGGGTTCGGCTGTGATACCATGGCGACCATGGTGACCCGCACCCTGGAAACGACCCGCGAACGGGTCATCGCCACCGTGCTGCTGGCCCTGACCATCCCCTGTTCGGCCCAGTTGGGGGTGATCCTGGCGCTCTTGTCCAAGTTCCCCGGCGCCCTGGCGGTGTGGGGTATCTGTCTGCTGCTGCTGTTCGTGGTGGTGGGGCTTTTGGCGGCCCGGGTCATGCCGGGCGAGGCCCCCATGTTCTACATGGAACTGCCCCCCATGCGGCTGCCCCAGTTTTCCAACGTGCTGACCAAGACCTATACCCGCATGCAGTGGTATTTCATGGAGATCCTTCCCCTGTTCGTGCTGGCCTCTGTACTGCTTTGGCTCGGCAAGATCACCGGCTTCTTCGAAAAACTGATAGCGGCAATGACGCCGGTGATGGCCTCCATCGGCCTCCCCCGGGAGACGGCCGTGGCCTTCATCTTCGGTTTCTTCCGCCGGGATTACGGTGCCGCCGGCCTGTACGAACTGCAGACCAAGGGGTTGATGGACGCCCGCCAACTGACGGTGGCCGCGGTGACCCTGACCCTGTTCATCCCCTGTGTGGCCCAGTTTCTCATCATGAAGAAGGAGCGGGGGTGGAAGGTGGCGGGCAGCATCGGTGTGTTCGTCAGCCTGCTGGCCTTCGGCAGCGGCTATGTGCTCAACCGTTTTCTTCTGGCAACGGGGATTCTTTCCTAG
- a CDS encoding Fur family transcriptional regulator → MILEKKKAFNAFAAAKGLRSTRQRDIILDFFLSTRQHVSVEELYLKIKASHPGIGHATVYRTLKLFTEAGLAREILLHDGQTRYEHVSAGEHHDHLVCTGCNAIIEFEDETIEKLQKEIAELHGFTIRSHKLEIYGLCAACRANQ, encoded by the coding sequence ATGATCCTCGAAAAGAAAAAGGCATTCAACGCATTCGCTGCGGCCAAAGGGCTCCGCTCCACCCGCCAACGGGACATCATCCTGGACTTTTTTCTTTCCACGCGCCAGCACGTCAGCGTCGAAGAGCTGTACCTGAAGATCAAGGCCAGCCACCCCGGCATCGGCCATGCCACGGTGTACCGCACCCTCAAGCTGTTCACCGAGGCCGGCCTGGCCCGCGAGATCCTGCTGCATGACGGTCAGACCCGCTACGAGCACGTGTCGGCGGGCGAGCACCACGACCATCTGGTCTGTACCGGGTGCAACGCGATCATCGAGTTCGAGGATGAGACCATCGAAAAGTTGCAGAAGGAGATAGCCGAGCTCCACGGCTTCACGATCAGGAGCCATAAATTGGAGATTTACGGTCTGTGCGCGGCATGCAGAGCTAACCAGTAA
- a CDS encoding MFS transporter produces the protein MLTARLGLSGTRAGLVMASSTLVMTLLLRPMGMLSDRAPRKSLVVAGGTAVSLLYFLIPVAAGFSQILALGVGIGLFSVLSQPASTALLVEEGSRHGMGATVGTCNAVLNLGFVSGPLLGAGLQSALGLTAVFYAAGVLGLGAVALFMAQIPAEKAYEHVPPAGRRQSD, from the coding sequence ATGCTCACGGCCCGGCTGGGGCTGAGCGGCACCCGGGCCGGTCTGGTCATGGCCTCCTCCACCCTGGTGATGACCCTCTTGCTCCGCCCCATGGGCATGCTCTCGGACCGGGCGCCGCGCAAATCCCTGGTGGTTGCCGGGGGCACGGCGGTCTCGCTGCTCTACTTCCTGATCCCGGTGGCGGCGGGTTTTAGCCAGATCCTGGCGCTGGGGGTGGGTATCGGCCTGTTCAGCGTGTTGTCCCAGCCTGCGAGCACGGCGCTGCTGGTGGAGGAGGGGAGCCGCCACGGCATGGGTGCGACGGTTGGTACCTGCAACGCGGTGCTGAACCTTGGTTTCGTCTCTGGCCCGCTGTTGGGTGCGGGATTGCAGAGCGCCCTGGGGCTGACGGCGGTGTTCTACGCCGCCGGGGTTCTGGGGCTCGGGGCCGTGGCGCTGTTCATGGCACAGATTCCGGCAGAAAAGGCCTATGAGCACGTGCCGCCTGCGGGGAGAAGGCAAAGCGACTGA
- a CDS encoding MFS transporter yields MGAHGMESRTLFRGLFLINFAITLGFGIADAFFSLYVFSLGARGALLGLPLVLYSLSKIVLSPFMGAWADRIGRKKVAAASLGLYLFVSLSYLFTASLPLITLLRLLQGIGCAMFRPVVLSLVGEATPDHKRATVMGTFDISFYGALSLGPVVGGCSRTCGAFRGSSPPWPSCASSPWPWPSSASPATPPRHGRPATANASVTSWVPPATAPCGGFWPSSSAGPAASRCWGPSSPSCSRPGWG; encoded by the coding sequence ATGGGAGCGCACGGCATGGAGAGCCGCACCCTGTTCCGGGGCCTGTTCCTGATCAACTTCGCCATCACCCTGGGCTTCGGCATCGCCGACGCCTTCTTCTCACTCTACGTCTTCAGCCTGGGCGCAAGGGGAGCGCTCCTGGGACTGCCGCTGGTTCTCTACTCCCTCTCCAAGATCGTCCTCAGCCCCTTCATGGGCGCCTGGGCCGACCGCATCGGCCGCAAGAAGGTCGCAGCCGCCAGCCTCGGCCTCTACCTCTTCGTCTCCCTCTCCTACCTCTTCACCGCCAGTCTCCCCCTCATCACCCTCCTGCGCCTGCTCCAGGGCATCGGCTGCGCCATGTTCCGACCCGTGGTGCTCTCCCTGGTGGGCGAAGCCACCCCGGACCACAAGCGGGCCACGGTCATGGGCACCTTCGATATCTCCTTCTACGGCGCCCTGAGCCTGGGGCCGGTGGTGGGGGGATGCTCAAGGACCTGTGGGGCTTTCAGGGGATCTTCACCACCCTGGCCCTCCTGTGCGTCGTCGCCCTGGCCGTGGCCCTCATCTGCATCCCCGGCCACACCCCCCCGCCACGGCAGGCCAGCCACAGCGAACGCCTCGGTGACCTCCTGGGTGCCACCCGCCACAGCTCCCTGCGGGGGCTTTTGGCCTTCGTCTTCGGCCGGGCCTGCGGCATCTCGCTGTTGGGGGCCTTCCTCCCCATCATGCTCACGGCCCGGCTGGGGCTGA
- a CDS encoding transporter, protein MNGKIGVTLLLGLCLALPKAAWCGETDARDYIPAPDGTTLLLTYAKHITADSTYVNGKRNGDFNYTQNLGFFRLVHFKETFGIMADYQALFFFNDQHLDLGGGGKPEFSASGMGDPCFLATFWLVNNRASKTYVGFSPYFTVPLGEYSRSRTLNAGTNQWAFKEEFGIEQGIGDRFVVGIQPSVEFYTDNTDYAGSGGAKVTQSKEPLFQLQTHLSYDVTPSFFIAGDYTYQNGAATKTAGVSDANSRIDSHKAGASFNFKLTDSVQVMLQYQNTFSTKNGAAVDIFGTRLLYVF, encoded by the coding sequence ATGAATGGAAAAATAGGAGTTACCCTGCTGTTGGGTCTTTGTCTGGCCCTGCCGAAAGCGGCCTGGTGCGGCGAGACCGATGCCAGGGACTATATCCCCGCTCCCGACGGCACAACCCTGCTGCTGACGTACGCGAAACACATCACCGCCGACAGCACCTATGTCAACGGCAAGAGAAATGGCGACTTCAACTATACCCAGAACCTGGGCTTCTTCAGGTTGGTCCATTTCAAGGAGACCTTCGGCATCATGGCTGATTACCAAGCCCTGTTTTTCTTTAACGATCAGCACCTTGATCTTGGAGGTGGCGGCAAACCCGAGTTTTCGGCCTCGGGCATGGGGGACCCCTGTTTTCTGGCGACGTTTTGGCTGGTCAACAATCGCGCCTCCAAGACATACGTAGGATTTTCACCCTACTTTACCGTGCCGTTGGGCGAGTACAGCCGTTCGCGTACCCTGAACGCAGGAACGAATCAATGGGCGTTCAAGGAAGAGTTCGGCATCGAACAGGGCATCGGCGACAGATTTGTCGTCGGCATTCAGCCCTCTGTCGAGTTTTACACCGACAACACGGACTATGCGGGGAGCGGCGGCGCAAAGGTGACCCAGTCGAAGGAGCCGCTCTTTCAACTCCAGACCCACCTGAGCTATGACGTCACCCCCTCCTTCTTCATCGCAGGCGATTATACCTATCAAAATGGCGCCGCAACGAAAACAGCCGGCGTTTCCGATGCCAACAGCCGTATCGACAGCCACAAGGCGGGAGCCAGCTTCAACTTCAAACTCACGGACAGCGTCCAGGTGATGCTTCAGTATCAGAATACGTTCTCCACCAAAAACGGCGCGGCAGTCGATATCTTCGGCACGCGCCTGTTGTACGTATTCTGA
- a CDS encoding cytochrome c3 family protein, which translates to MKRGIVVLPFVVFTCISMTSAVAFSNDVKGKHNGKVSCADCHGTAAPEKAAPKSACLKCHENIPMKELHVSHEGRDITIVPHRGPHDAGQTLRCALCHKVHAPSTLSCNKCHHFKVAVP; encoded by the coding sequence ATGAAAAGAGGAATCGTCGTTCTGCCTTTCGTCGTATTCACATGCATCAGCATGACGTCCGCCGTGGCGTTTTCCAACGATGTCAAGGGCAAGCATAACGGGAAGGTGAGCTGTGCCGATTGCCATGGTACCGCTGCCCCGGAAAAGGCTGCCCCAAAGTCGGCTTGCCTGAAGTGTCACGAGAATATCCCCATGAAGGAGCTTCACGTATCCCACGAGGGGAGGGACATTACCATTGTCCCCCACAGAGGGCCCCATGACGCCGGGCAGACGCTGAGATGTGCCTTATGCCACAAGGTCCATGCCCCCTCGACGCTGTCGTGCAATAAATGCCATCATTTCAAGGTAGCTGTTCCGTAA
- a CDS encoding FAD-dependent oxidoreductase, producing the protein MSKIGIIKRMISLTAVAVSLVGFSTASYAKDANFDVVVVGSGAAGLAAAVEAAESGLKTVLVEKEATLGGSSLYIEGTFAVESKFQKQMYIALSKDWAFKNAMEFNHGHINGPLIRRWINASAENIDWMTDRGITFHDVRTLFNDGNRTWHIFKDGQGVEFIARLTEAFKKAGGTIMTETTGKELIVDNGRVTGLVAVDADGEKISLHATGGVIMATGGFNNNPEMMKKYGIRQDYLIIGPKTSHMGDGIKMFEKIGARLESMSTHLSIAAWLYGQDPNTQLCRPNKTTPDCLGAALLRQPYMWVAKDGKRFMDESYAPLWMVADKAVERVGGSYWSVFDDNIRTYMQEKGIDVSNSDWVRVGTKLNKNTFDQAIADGVKKGYIVVADSTDELANKMGVDPAAFAKTVEDNNRYAAQGYDAEFPKPRTLIRTISKAPFFAVRGANATLITLGGPSTNADMQVLKASTMKPIPGLYVAGCETGGVYGDSYNLQLEGMASSFAIASGRFASQHIAKELGKK; encoded by the coding sequence ATGAGTAAGATCGGCATTATTAAAAGAATGATTTCACTAACTGCTGTTGCCGTTTCCCTGGTGGGTTTTTCAACGGCATCGTATGCCAAAGACGCGAACTTTGACGTTGTTGTCGTTGGCTCCGGCGCTGCCGGTTTGGCCGCGGCTGTCGAGGCCGCAGAGTCCGGCCTCAAAACGGTTTTGGTCGAAAAGGAAGCCACTCTTGGCGGTTCTTCCCTTTATATCGAAGGGACTTTTGCCGTGGAGTCAAAGTTCCAGAAGCAGATGTATATCGCTCTGTCAAAGGACTGGGCATTCAAGAATGCCATGGAATTCAATCATGGCCATATAAACGGACCGCTGATCCGGCGCTGGATTAATGCATCGGCGGAAAACATCGACTGGATGACTGACCGTGGCATTACCTTCCACGATGTTCGTACCCTGTTTAACGACGGCAACAGGACCTGGCACATCTTCAAGGACGGCCAGGGTGTGGAGTTTATCGCCAGGCTGACGGAAGCATTCAAGAAGGCCGGCGGCACCATTATGACGGAAACAACCGGCAAAGAACTGATTGTCGATAATGGCAGGGTCACCGGCCTTGTCGCCGTTGATGCCGATGGCGAAAAGATCAGCTTGCATGCCACGGGCGGCGTCATCATGGCTACCGGCGGTTTCAACAACAATCCGGAAATGATGAAGAAGTATGGCATTCGCCAGGACTACCTGATCATCGGGCCGAAGACTTCCCATATGGGCGACGGCATCAAGATGTTTGAAAAGATCGGCGCCCGCCTCGAAAGCATGTCCACCCATCTCTCTATCGCCGCATGGCTGTACGGCCAGGACCCCAACACCCAGCTTTGCAGGCCCAATAAAACGACGCCGGACTGCCTTGGCGCCGCACTGTTGCGGCAGCCGTATATGTGGGTGGCCAAAGACGGGAAGCGCTTCATGGATGAAAGCTATGCCCCGCTCTGGATGGTTGCGGACAAGGCTGTTGAACGTGTCGGCGGTTCATATTGGTCCGTATTTGACGACAACATCAGAACCTACATGCAGGAAAAAGGGATCGACGTTTCCAACAGCGACTGGGTCCGTGTCGGCACCAAGCTCAACAAGAACACCTTCGACCAGGCCATTGCCGATGGCGTGAAGAAGGGATATATCGTCGTTGCCGACTCCACCGATGAACTGGCAAACAAAATGGGCGTCGATCCTGCCGCATTTGCCAAGACGGTGGAAGACAACAACCGTTACGCTGCTCAGGGATACGATGCTGAATTCCCGAAACCTCGCACGCTGATCCGCACTATATCCAAAGCACCTTTCTTTGCCGTAAGGGGCGCCAATGCCACCCTGATCACCCTGGGGGGTCCCTCCACCAACGCCGACATGCAGGTCCTCAAGGCCTCCACCATGAAGCCGATCCCGGGCCTGTATGTTGCCGGTTGTGAGACCGGCGGTGTTTACGGCGATTCTTACAACCTGCAGCTGGAAGGTATGGCCAGTTCTTTCGCCATCGCTTCCGGTCGTTTTGCCTCACAGCATATCGCCAAGGAGCTTGGCAAAAAATAG
- a CDS encoding sigma-54-dependent Fis family transcriptional regulator, with protein MQARDFSVKDLLTFIPEEGIVRLMEHRVLIFDAVALGLLRKEIVDTFGVFAARSILTRFGYAHGWRTAEILRSEYPAIFADWRAGSHLHMMSGLTKTVEFNQSDGNGDEPLIEVCWHNSYEAEQQLLSCGLADEPICWTLTGFASGYESCKNLREVYFVEDRCCGKGDSHCHIVGRFKEKWGPELEHHIPFYSMESADALLRDLTDKLKITEKRLKSKQRQLNFYASETEEISGFISRSNEMKGVIELAQRIAKVDSSVIVTGESGVGKERISRFIHDQSVRTAHPFVAINCGALTETLLESELFGHAKGAFTGADRDRAGLFEDASGGTLFLDEIGEISPAMQVKLLRALQEKEIRRVGDNTVRPVNVRIIAATNRNLKDDVAAGRFRRDLYYRLCVIQITVPPLRERSQDILPLARLFLGKTASTMGRDIDGFSPHASELLLRYTWPGNVRELQNVIERSLVVCNGRRIEPEDFPEEIHVSPRTQVLTNQDLSLEEMEREYILAMLRSCDDNKKLAAARLKIGKTTLYRKLAEYGKL; from the coding sequence ATGCAGGCGAGGGACTTCAGCGTTAAAGACCTTCTTACGTTTATCCCCGAGGAAGGGATCGTCCGCCTCATGGAACACCGCGTGCTCATCTTCGATGCGGTAGCCCTGGGACTCCTCCGGAAAGAGATCGTCGACACGTTTGGTGTTTTTGCCGCGCGAAGCATACTGACACGCTTCGGCTATGCGCACGGCTGGCGGACCGCGGAGATATTGCGGTCGGAATATCCTGCGATATTCGCGGACTGGAGGGCCGGCTCCCACCTCCACATGATGTCGGGACTGACCAAAACGGTCGAGTTCAACCAGTCCGACGGCAATGGAGACGAACCTTTAATCGAGGTATGTTGGCATAATTCATACGAAGCCGAGCAGCAGCTCTTGTCGTGCGGCTTGGCAGATGAACCGATATGCTGGACGCTTACCGGGTTTGCGAGCGGCTACGAGTCGTGCAAGAATCTGCGTGAAGTATATTTCGTCGAGGACAGATGCTGCGGCAAGGGGGACTCCCATTGCCATATTGTTGGTCGCTTCAAGGAAAAATGGGGACCGGAACTCGAGCACCACATCCCCTTCTACAGCATGGAGTCCGCCGACGCCCTGCTCAGGGATTTGACCGACAAATTGAAAATCACGGAGAAACGGCTCAAGTCGAAACAGCGCCAATTGAATTTTTATGCTTCGGAAACGGAGGAGATATCCGGATTCATATCGCGCAGCAACGAGATGAAGGGCGTTATAGAACTTGCCCAGCGCATTGCGAAAGTGGATTCCTCAGTCATCGTCACCGGAGAAAGCGGCGTCGGAAAAGAGCGCATATCCCGTTTTATCCACGACCAGTCGGTACGCACGGCCCACCCTTTTGTCGCCATAAACTGCGGGGCGCTCACGGAAACGTTGCTGGAAAGCGAACTCTTCGGCCATGCAAAAGGGGCATTTACCGGTGCGGACCGAGACCGGGCAGGACTGTTTGAAGACGCCAGCGGTGGAACCCTGTTTCTGGACGAAATAGGGGAGATCTCTCCCGCCATGCAGGTAAAGCTGCTCCGCGCGCTCCAGGAAAAGGAGATTCGGCGGGTTGGAGACAACACGGTACGCCCCGTTAACGTCAGGATCATCGCGGCGACGAATCGCAACCTGAAGGACGATGTCGCGGCGGGGAGGTTTCGACGCGACCTGTACTACCGGCTCTGCGTCATCCAAATCACCGTCCCCCCGCTTCGTGAACGGTCTCAGGATATCCTGCCCCTTGCAAGGCTCTTCCTCGGCAAAACAGCCAGCACCATGGGACGCGACATCGACGGTTTCTCTCCCCATGCATCGGAGCTGCTTTTGCGTTACACCTGGCCGGGAAATGTCCGCGAACTCCAAAACGTCATCGAACGGAGCCTGGTGGTCTGCAACGGGAGACGTATTGAGCCGGAAGACTTTCCCGAGGAAATCCACGTATCGCCCAGGACCCAGGTGCTGACAAACCAGGATCTTTCCCTGGAGGAAATGGAGCGGGAATATATTTTGGCCATGCTTCGCTCATGCGACGACAACAAGAAGCTTGCTGCGGCCAGACTCAAGATCGGCAAAACGACTCTGTACCGGAAACTCGCCGAGTACGGAAAATTGTGA